The genomic stretch AGGCGGACCGCCACCGATCGCAGGCGCGCCGCCACCGAAGATGCCCCCGGCGCCCGGCATCGCCGGCGGGCCATGAGCCGCAAATGGAGGGGCGCCACCAGCGCCGCCAGGCATCCCGGGCGCGTGGCCCATGCCGCCGCCGGGCATCCCCGGAGGACCACCCATGCCGCCGCCGGGCATCCCCGGAGGACCGCCCATGCCGCCAGGCATCCCGGGCGCGCCGCCCATGCCGCCAGGCATTCCGGGCGCGCCGCCCATGCCGCCGGGCATCCCAGGTGCGCCCATGCCGGGCGGGCCGCCCGTGCCAGGCGGGCCGCCCATGCCAGGCGGGCCGCCCACGCCGGGACGGGCCGCGCCGGCCGCGCTGCCGCCGAAACCTCCGGACGAGCCACCGAAGGTCCCGCCGGGCGGCGGGCCGTAGCCAGGAGGCCCACCGGGGGCGGGGTACCCGGGTTGACCGCCGCCGTAGCCAGGGGGACCACCGGCAGCGCCGCCGTAGCCGGGCGGGCCGCCACCACCGCCACCGCCGCCGCCGTAGCCGGGTTGGCCGCCACCAGCGCCGGGGTGGCCAGGGATATTGCCCTGATCGAGGGCCATGGTGCGGTTGGCCTTGGGCGGCGGATCGCCACCCGCGATCGGCGGCCGCGCCTGGTGCGGCGGGATCAGCGGACCGTCCTCGATGTACCGCAGCACGATCGAGCCGCACTGGACCACGTCGTTGTGGTTGAGCACGTAGCGCTGGATGCGCTGGTTGTTGATGACCGTGCCGTTTGCCGACTGCAGATCTTCGATCAGGAAGCGCCCGTTCTCCATCCGGACGGACGAGTGGCGGCGCGAGACCATGCCGTCGTCTGTCCGCACCGCGCACTCGAGGCCGCGGCCGATGAACAGGGTCACGTTCGGATCGAGATCGACGGCGCCTTCGCGACCGGACGCGTCGCGGAACAGAAGCCTTCCGCCCATGGGTGAGTGCGATCCTACCCGACCCCTGCGCCCACCGCCATCAGGCCGACGACATAGTGGTGGGGCGAGGTCAAATGGTGGCCTTGAACTTGAGCTGGGTCCGGCCGAACGTGACCACGTCGCCGTCGTAGAGCTCGTGCTTGGCCACGCGCGCGTTGTTGACGAAGGTGCCGTTGGTGGAGCTGTTGTCCTGGAGCGTGAAGCCGTCGGGCGTCGTCACCACCAGCGCGTGGTTGGTGCTCATGTAGCCGTCGTCGATGACAATGTCCGACTCCTTGCCGGTGCCGACCTTGGTGACGCCCGCCGACAGCTTGTGGGTCTTGAACTTCTGGGGCCCGTTGAGGAACACCATCCAGCCGACGATCGGGAACACGTCGTCGCCGGCGACGTTGATGAACTGGGTCTTCATCGGCTTGCCGGGCGGGGGCGCGCCCGGGCCACCCGGGCCAGCGGGGCCTGGACCGCCCGGACCGCCCGGACCACCGGGCCCCGGGGGGCCCCCAGGCCCACCGACCATGCCGGGGACCGGCGCGCCGACGCCCGGGCCCGGCGCCGCCTTGGGCTTGCGCACGACCTTCGCGATCACGAGGCCGACGGCGATGAGCCCGACCGGGATCACGAGGAAGATCCACCACGCCGTGCCGCCGCCGGGTGGGCTCCACTTCGGCGACAGCTCGACGTCGACCTTGGCGAACTCGTTGCCGTCGACGCGCAGGATCACCGTGTGGCTCTTGCCGTCCCAGGTCAGCCCGGCCTTGCTGACCTTGTCGTAGCCCGGGAACTGCAAGTAGAAGCGGTCCGCGAGCTCGCCGGCGACCCCCTCGGCCGCCATCCCGAACCCGGTCCGCGACGAGAGCTCGTTGGCGTGGTTGGCGCTGAAGAACTTGGCGTCCTCGACGGCCTGCTTGCGGGTCTGGCGCCAGGTCCGCTCGAGCAGCGCCCCGGCGTCGTCGTCGGGGACCATCTGCTTGGTCACTGGATCGAGCTTGAGCGGGCTCGCCGGCTGCCCGAACTCGGCCCCGCGCTGCTGGTAGATGATCGCCGCGGTCAGGATCTTGCGCTCGGTCAGCTGCCGGCCCAGATCGCGGATCGGCGCGGACGCCGAGGTCGAGCCCTCGCCGTCGATGAAGTCGCCGATCACCACCAGGGCCTTGCGCGCGCCCCCGACCTTGTCGAGCTCGGCGACGCCGAGCTTGAGGCCCGCGAGCAGGTTCCGCGCCGCCAGCGGCCCCTTCGGCCCCGCCGTCAGCGTCAGGGTGGCCAGGTCGGCCAGCGGCGCCGCCGACTTCAACACCGTCGCCTCGGCGGCGTAGCTGACGACGCTGACCTGCGAGCCCGGCGGCCCGGCGGCGGCCAGGCTGGCGAACGCCTGCTGCACGCCGTCGAGGATCTCGGTCTTCCCGCTGTTGTCGAGGTAGTTGCCGTCGGTGAGGACGACCACCACGAGGCCGACCGGCTCGGGGCCCTCGAGGAACGGGATGAGCTTCGACGCCTTGACGACCCGCCGGCCCTGCTGGCGGATCGTGTACGAGTTCAGCGCCTGCGGGCTGGCGCCGAAGACCGTGAGCTGCAGGGTCGGCGCCGCGTCCTTGACCGCGGGGTCGGGCTCGAGCACCGTGGCCTCGAGGCGGATGTCGGCGCGCGCGACCGCGACCGCCGCGACGAGCGCGACGATCACCGTGAGCGGGTGGCGGAACAGGGACCGTGGCAGGTGCATGCGACTCTCGTCTCGGGTGGAGCGCCGTCGGGACGGTGGGCTGGCTCGGCGACCGCCCGGCGCGACGGTGGGGCTACTGGGGACGGAACACCGCCTCGCTGTTGCCGACGCGGATCACGTCGCCGGGGGCGAGGTTCTTCTTCGGGAGGCGGTGGCCATTGACGTAGATGCCGTTGGTGGAGCCGAGGTCGGCCAGCTCGTAGGTGCCGTCGAGGCGACGGATGCCGGCGTGCTTGCGCGAGACCGCGGGGTCGGCCAGGACGATCGAGTTGCC from Myxococcales bacterium encodes the following:
- a CDS encoding FHA domain-containing protein — protein: MHLPRSLFRHPLTVIVALVAAVAVARADIRLEATVLEPDPAVKDAAPTLQLTVFGASPQALNSYTIRQQGRRVVKASKLIPFLEGPEPVGLVVVVLTDGNYLDNSGKTEILDGVQQAFASLAAAGPPGSQVSVVSYAAEATVLKSAAPLADLATLTLTAGPKGPLAARNLLAGLKLGVAELDKVGGARKALVVIGDFIDGEGSTSASAPIRDLGRQLTERKILTAAIIYQQRGAEFGQPASPLKLDPVTKQMVPDDDAGALLERTWRQTRKQAVEDAKFFSANHANELSSRTGFGMAAEGVAGELADRFYLQFPGYDKVSKAGLTWDGKSHTVILRVDGNEFAKVDVELSPKWSPPGGGTAWWIFLVIPVGLIAVGLVIAKVVRKPKAAPGPGVGAPVPGMVGGPGGPPGPGGPGGPGGPGPAGPGGPGAPPPGKPMKTQFINVAGDDVFPIVGWMVFLNGPQKFKTHKLSAGVTKVGTGKESDIVIDDGYMSTNHALVVTTPDGFTLQDNSSTNGTFVNNARVAKHELYDGDVVTFGRTQLKFKATI